From Planctomycetota bacterium, one genomic window encodes:
- a CDS encoding DCC1-like thiol-disulfide oxidoreductase family protein, with translation MIEGAHVILYDGACALCNRFNRFVQARDRRGAFRFAPLQEPWVKEFLRERGRRAEALDTVYVVRRPERPGAAAELLTRARAVLFVLGELGGPWTWAKCLRLLPERLLDRGYDFVARRRQAWFGPAESCALPSASREGNAGRGR, from the coding sequence GTGATCGAAGGGGCGCACGTCATCCTCTACGACGGCGCGTGCGCGCTCTGCAACCGGTTCAACCGGTTCGTGCAGGCGCGCGACCGCCGGGGGGCGTTTCGTTTCGCGCCGCTTCAGGAGCCGTGGGTGAAGGAGTTCCTGCGGGAACGGGGGCGCCGCGCGGAGGCGCTCGACACGGTCTACGTGGTCCGCCGCCCGGAGCGCCCGGGGGCGGCGGCCGAGCTTCTGACCCGGGCGCGGGCGGTGCTTTTCGTCCTGGGCGAGCTGGGCGGACCCTGGACGTGGGCGAAGTGCCTGCGCCTCCTGCCGGAGCGCCTCCTGGACCGGGGGTACGACTTCGTGGCGCGCCGCCGGCAGGCATGGTTCGGCCCGGCCGAAAGCTGCGCGCTGCCCTCCGCTTCCCGGGAAGGAAACGCCGGGCGCGGACGTTAA
- a CDS encoding MarR family transcriptional regulator, with protein sequence MKEEKKTKLSPVQEKFILHWGEMGTRWGINRTVAQAHALLYLSPRPLSAEEITETLGVARSHVSTSLRELLHWGLIRVVHLRGDRRDHFESLKDVWQMFRLVAEGRKRRELDPTLALLREALDGTEKEGGGDAYTEERLRALLEFFELAEDAYRKLCGLSPGQVRKLLKWGGGLQRLLGGRSE encoded by the coding sequence ATGAAAGAAGAAAAGAAAACGAAGCTCTCGCCCGTCCAGGAGAAATTCATCCTGCACTGGGGCGAGATGGGAACCCGGTGGGGGATCAACCGCACCGTGGCGCAGGCGCATGCGCTCCTCTACCTCTCGCCGCGGCCGCTTTCGGCCGAGGAGATCACCGAGACGCTCGGGGTGGCGCGGTCGCACGTCAGCACCAGCCTCCGGGAGCTGCTTCACTGGGGGCTCATCCGGGTGGTCCATCTCCGCGGGGACCGGAGGGACCATTTCGAGTCGCTCAAGGACGTCTGGCAGATGTTCCGGCTCGTGGCGGAGGGACGCAAGCGGCGGGAGCTCGATCCCACGCTGGCGCTCCTGCGGGAGGCGCTGGACGGGACGGAAAAAGAGGGGGGCGGGGACGCGTACACGGAGGAACGTCTTCGGGCGCTTCTGGAGTTCTTCGAGCTGGCGGAGGACGCGTACCGGAAGCTCTGCGGCCTTTCGCCGGGACAGGTGCGCAAGCTGCTCAAGTGGGGCGGGGGACTCCAGCGGCTTCTCGGAGGGCGGTCGGAGTGA